The Paenibacillus dendritiformis region TTACTTTATCCTTAGAAGTATGATAAACGAGAGTCTTGCCCTTACTTTCTAGTAGTTCTTGAGTAGCTTCCTCATCTGTTACCGGTCCAATAACAGCAACGTCTTCAATAACTTCCTGATTGTCTTGTTCATCAGAATGAAGAATTTCAAACTTTACAAACTGATTCGTACGAGTAATAACATTTTACCAAACTGACGCCTCATTTTCTACCAGTTGATGGACATCATCAGGGGAAATACTATTAGAGAACTTCTTTGACCTACCCACAAATCTTAACCGTTGTTATAATAATCCCAGTCAAAATCATAAATCTTCACAAACTTCCCTGTTTCTTGATCACGTTCATAGGCACATTGGGGTTCATCTTGGATAAACGCTAAAACAGAATCATCTATATTCAAAATGGCCCCAATAGAAATCACTTGCAGGTTATTGGGGTCATTCACATACTCGTCATCTTCATAGCCAGTAAATACGCTCCAGCCCGTATCCTCATCATCTCTCGGAAAATCCCTTAACAAGAAATTGACTTCCACTCTTTCAAGAACATCATTGCTTACAATGATTTTACTATCGAAATAGTAATCCCATTTCTGTTCCTCCGGGTCCTTATATTGGGTATCGCAAATATGTTCTTTTGAAAAATTCACGGTTTGACCGAGCTCTAAATTACTAAGTTTGACTGGATGGTTTATTAATGTGCCCACAAAACAATCGCCATCAACTTTTGCAATTTCGACCCACATTCGCTCGCAAGCATTTTCCTCTTCCGTTTCCGCCGACACAAAAATGAGCTTGACTTTATCACCCTTTTGAAGCATCTCAATAACAGAAGGGCTTGGAATATAGAATGTGTAAGGGGCGTTTTGATTTCTTTCCACAGCGCTTTCGAGAAACCAAGTCATGATATCCTCACTTTTTTCGTTTATTCTAGAGTTTCACGTAAAGTTGGGGTATTCCAAGTTTCTTAATACGTCTCTGCCTTCTTCGTGTCTACTCATAAATCTTTCCCATATACAGGATTTGTGCGCATCTCTTCCATGGATTATCGGGTTTATTATAATATGTGAGACCGTCGATTGACGTCAATCCCCAATCATAGGCGGCTTCCAGAAAGGCTTCTATCGATTCATTCTCCCACTCTTCTTTGTGATTTGACCTGTCCTTTCTAAGTTCATTCATAAAGTGCAGAAAGGATTTTTCATCTATCACTTCATCTACCAGCTCGAAAAGTATCTTCTTCATCTTTAACATTCAATCCTTTTTCATTTTCCTTCAGGAATTGCACAATACGTAATAGAAATGCAATTTCCTCTCTATCCTATTCATTGCCTGATCCGCAAGCTTTTATAATCCTCAAACTCGCCATCTTCATCTTTCATGCAATGGATTTGATTATTATGATCATAGAGCATATATGGATGCAATAACAACTTATCGCACTCTTCATGCTCCTTCTCTATAACGTTTTCTTCGCAGTATCCTTCTTATTCAACCGCCCCGGAAAAGGATAATCCATTAAGAATATTTATGTTAACCAATCTCTTGTCCCTCTTCTCGGTGCTGATGTCATCAGGGACGGCCTTGGAGAACGTCCTGGACTTCCCATGGCGTAAATTTATTGCTCAACGGCGAATATTGATGGCACCAAAAACCATGAACACGTGTAAAAACATTTGTTTCATCATTCACACATGTAATAACATGTGTTATAATATAATCAGAAAGGAGGTAAATATGGTCAACCTTGATAAAGCGTACTCATCAAGAGAAATTAATCCTTAAATCAGATGGTTGGGTACATAAGAATACAGAAGGTGACCACTACCACTTCGTTCATCCAACCAAAAAGGGAAAGGTTTCCGTACCTCATCCCAAGAAAGACATAAAACGGAGAACGACAAAAAGCATCTTCAAGCAGGCGGGGCTGATTTAGGCCTGCCTATCCCAAGGAGGTTAACCATATATGAGCAAGTACATTTATCCTGCTGTGTTCCATCCGGGCGAGCCAGACGAAGGCGGTTATACCGTAACCTTCCCTGACTTGCCGGGCTGCATTTCCGAAGGCGATACCCTCGACGAAGCATTGCATATGGCGAAAGACGCCCTTGGTGGACATCTCTACTTGATGGAAGAGGATAAAGACGATATCCCGCAACCAACGAAGCCGAACGCAATTCAATTGGAAGACGATGAATTTGTGTCTCTCATTCAAGTGAGTACTGATTTCGTCCGCGAGCGCATCCGTAATAAGGCCATCAATAAGACACTCACAATTCCAAAATGGCTAAACGATGCTGCTGCCGAAGAAGGGATCAACTTCTCTCAGACGCTTCAGGATGCATTGAAGGAGAAACTTGGTGTTAAAGACTTCTCTTAACGAGGAGTCTTTTTTATTCCCCCGACCTATTGCTCCCAAGGCAAGCACGATACCAAACTGCACCACATCCGTGCATTGTACCGGCGTCAGGATCTGTACCTATGACGACAATTTGCCACATCCAGACCTAACCTCGCGATAAGTAATCCCTTATTTTGAAAATTGTTCATAAATTTTATGTAATCTAGGAATTCATAAACAATGATATAGATGAAGGGAATAACTCGTACTCATCCTATTTCCACAAATGAGTTAGACTTTACCCTTCGTCGAAAATACAAGCCATTATCATAAAAAGGAGCTGTTATTCAAATGTTCAAAAAAGTTGCAATCTTGTCGCTGGCGATCGCCAGTACGGCCGTTATGACTCAAGGAGCATATGCAGCGGAGAATACTACTCAAGCCAATGTGAATAATCAGCATCAAGCCGTGACAGCCGAAAATGAATTTGTCCTTCTCAGTGCCACGTATGAAGTAAAGGAAAATGGAGTCAGATTGCGAAACAAGCCTTCCTTATCCGGGACAGTGCTTGGCTTGCTGAATAAGGGCGATATGGTAAACGGAGGGCATGGTGTAGAGCCTGTATACGCGGACGGTTATTACTGGCTCAATGTCTACAGCTACAAACATAATGCTTCGGGCTGGGTGGCAGTCAATTATTTGACCGAAATCGGATAAATTCCAGGTTCAATCGCAATGGGGCTGCCCCATTGCGATTGAACGTTTGCATCCTTTTGAGCGCGCACTGCTTTGCACATCTTTCTCAAATATCAAGACTTACGACAAGCGTCTGAACAATGCTCCTGATCTTTTTATTAATCCGGTAAATTCTTGTCGTAATCGCATTAGCCGATACATCGTATTTGCGAGTCAAATCCGCGATTGACATTTTCTTTATATAATAATCCGCATACAGTTCGTATTCACTTGTACTCAAGTTCATTAAGACTTCATGATATAATTCATCCACATTGACAGCGTTTTCAATAAACTGATCGATTTCATTATTTTGCGATTCTAATCGGTTATGGATGTCCTCCGTCATGATAACTTCATACCTATTTTTGAGATACATCGCTCGAAATGAGAGATTAACGAAATTCCTGGCCGTAGTGAATAGCCATCCTTCCACATTCGGGTGATTTTTCAACTTGGAGATTTGCTTTCTCGCTTCCAAAAATGTATTTTGCGTGCATTCATCGGCGAAGTCCATAAGCTCCGCTTGCGATTTTGCCAGTTTCCCGCAATATTTATAGACTGATTTGAAATAGGTATCACATAATTCATGAAAAAAAAGCTCATCACGTTCGCATCTTTCCCTCAACACAGTGCCACCTCCCTATATGATTTTGTTACTTATTTATATAAATCCCAATTAAATGTAATTATTCCTACAATAAATAATATGCATTTTTAACCGGAAAGTAAAGGTAATATTTTACATATTAAACAGACGTAAAGATCCGCAAAGAAACAAAAAAAGAGCCTCAGATTAACGCTCTGAAGCTCTTTATCCATGGCGGGAGAATCCTCCGCTCCCACCTTAATTGCTAGCTTTCTTTTCACTTTTCGACGTATGATTGCGAAGATGCAAATACACCGTATGCTTCGTAATCTTGAGCGCGTTCGCCACAATCGTGACCGCATCCCTCATATTGAACACGCCCCGTTCATGCAAAAGGCCGATAATATGCTTGTTCCGGTTCGCATACGAGATATCGGGAGAAGCGTCAACCGCTTCGATCGTCCGTTCGATCGTTTCCTGGATCATGTCCTCGACGGATGAGGCAAAATGCTCCGCCTGCCCTCTCGATTCCATATCCGGATGCGGCACAAAGGCTTGCAGCACCTGAGCAAACGATTCATCCAGATTCATGTTGATGCACAGCAATCCGATAATTTTCCCGGCCTCGCCCCGTATCGCGATCGTGCTCGACTTCATCAGACGATTGTTCTTGCTCCTCGTAAAATAACTGATCGCCTGCTTCGAGTTGGACTGTTCGATCTCTTGCAGCATTTTCAGAGCCAGATTGGTGATCGGCGCCCCCAATTCTCTTCCCGTATGATGCCCGTTCGCAATCTTGATAACGGAATGCTGGTAATCTTCCAGACTATGCAGCACAATTTCGGAGGCATCCCCCAAGTAATCAGCCAGGCCTTCCACCACCGAATCATACGACTCCAATATAGAACGATCCTGTTCCGTAAATCTTGTGTTCATGGAATCAAATCCTTCCTTGGGCAACCTGTAGTTGAGCATAGCGTTCAATTAAAAAAATTTGATTATATCAACATAAGTTAATTCTATTAACGATTAGTAACATCATAACGCGAACGATGGGCACAAGCAATCCCCGATTCGCCAATTCCCCAATAAACCGTCCAAATCGGCCACATTATTGGCCGTTTGGCAAAACTTGCGGCAAATTTTCAAACTCTATCGGAAGCGGGATTGTATGTTCAACCCAAACTTGATATAATCAATTTCAGTTAATCTACTCAATTATTTTTGATTAGATTAAGAAATTCAAGACTAACTCAAACTAATTTGATTCCCTGAAGCAATGCATTAATTTTTAAATTTTGAAAGCGGTTACTAATCAACGTGAACACACAAGGAGGATCATCGAGTATGGACATCGCAATCGGCACCTTACTGCTCTTACTGGTACTGTCCCTGTTCTCCCTCTTCAGCTTCAAAGCGCCGAACGGCATGAAGGCGATGGGCGCATTAGCCAATGCGGCGGTTGCCAGCTTTTTGGTGGAAGCGTTCCAAAGCTATGTAGGCGGAGATTTGTTCGGCTTCGAGCTCGCGAAGGAAGTCGGGCTCGCTTCCGGCAGCATGGGCGGCGTAGCTGCCGCCGCGCTGGTCTCGCTCGCGATGGGCGTCTCCCCCGTCTACGCGCTTCTGCTTGGCGCAGCCTGTGCCGGCACAGGCCTGTTGCCTGGCTTTATCGCCGGTTACCTCGTCTCATTTCTCGTCAAGCTGATTGAGAAGAAGGTTCCGGACGGACTCGATCTCATCGTCTGCAT contains the following coding sequences:
- a CDS encoding immunity protein Imm33 domain-containing protein, with translation MTWFLESAVERNQNAPYTFYIPSPSVIEMLQKGDKVKLIFVSAETEEENACERMWVEIAKVDGDCFVGTLINHPVKLSNLELGQTVNFSKEHICDTQYKDPEEQKWDYYFDSKIIVSNDVLERVEVNFLLRDFPRDDEDTGWSVFTGYEDDEYVNDPNNLQVISIGAILNIDDSVLAFIQDEPQCAYERDQETGKFVKIYDFDWDYYNNG
- a CDS encoding type II toxin-antitoxin system HicA family toxin yields the protein MIKRTHQEKLILKSDGWVHKNTEGDHYHFVHPTKKGKVSVPHPKKDIKRRTTKSIFKQAGLI
- a CDS encoding SH3 domain-containing protein; translated protein: MFKKVAILSLAIASTAVMTQGAYAAENTTQANVNNQHQAVTAENEFVLLSATYEVKENGVRLRNKPSLSGTVLGLLNKGDMVNGGHGVEPVYADGYYWLNVYSYKHNASGWVAVNYLTEIG
- a CDS encoding helix-turn-helix transcriptional regulator → MNTRFTEQDRSILESYDSVVEGLADYLGDASEIVLHSLEDYQHSVIKIANGHHTGRELGAPITNLALKMLQEIEQSNSKQAISYFTRSKNNRLMKSSTIAIRGEAGKIIGLLCINMNLDESFAQVLQAFVPHPDMESRGQAEHFASSVEDMIQETIERTIEAVDASPDISYANRNKHIIGLLHERGVFNMRDAVTIVANALKITKHTVYLHLRNHTSKSEKKASN
- a CDS encoding RNA polymerase sigma factor, with the translated sequence MLRERCERDELFFHELCDTYFKSVYKYCGKLAKSQAELMDFADECTQNTFLEARKQISKLKNHPNVEGWLFTTARNFVNLSFRAMYLKNRYEVIMTEDIHNRLESQNNEIDQFIENAVNVDELYHEVLMNLSTSEYELYADYYIKKMSIADLTRKYDVSANAITTRIYRINKKIRSIVQTLVVSLDI
- a CDS encoding type II toxin-antitoxin system HicB family antitoxin gives rise to the protein MSKYIYPAVFHPGEPDEGGYTVTFPDLPGCISEGDTLDEALHMAKDALGGHLYLMEEDKDDIPQPTKPNAIQLEDDEFVSLIQVSTDFVRERIRNKAINKTLTIPKWLNDAAAEEGINFSQTLQDALKEKLGVKDFS
- a CDS encoding DUF7660 family protein, producing MKKILFELVDEVIDEKSFLHFMNELRKDRSNHKEEWENESIEAFLEAAYDWGLTSIDGLTYYNKPDNPWKRCAQILYMGKIYE